One genomic window of Bactrocera dorsalis isolate Fly_Bdor chromosome 4, ASM2337382v1, whole genome shotgun sequence includes the following:
- the LOC105223527 gene encoding clumping factor A-like isoform X17, which produces MKPQTLCLSVLIVAILLVADIPRVHGKSLNQGLLGFAENEILDFVKIIIKSINETLQERLTPKMIEQMIHEGKLPEKDGSKSKESNSQETGTTDENKETDNSAEKNGSGSGGKTDEDKDTDNSAEKNGSGSGGKTDEDKDTANSAEKNGSGSGGKTDEDKDADNSAEKNTSEGGGKTDEDKDTDNSAEKNGSESGGNTDEDKDTDNSAEKNTSEGGDSSPDTKESSENRLSTVINLENFLKSLTKNLKGCKLQQTKSENKLNTKIVCRW; this is translated from the exons ATGAAGCCGCAAACTCTGTGTTTATCCGTCCTCATAGTGG CTATTCTTCTTGTCGCTGACATCCCAAGAGTCCACGGAAAGAGTTTAAATCAAGGGTTGTTAGGTTTTgcagaaaatgaaatattagactttgtaaaaattataattaaatccaTTAACGAAACTCTGCAAGAACGCCTCACACCTAAGATGATTGAACAGATGATTCACGAAGGCAAACTACCGGAGAAAGATGGTAGCAAAAGTAAAGAAAGTAATTCGCAGGAAACCGGCACCACCGACGAAAATAAGGAGACAGATAACTCAGCAGAGAAGAATGGAAGCGGAAGTGGAGGTAAGACCGATGAAGATAAGGATACAGATAACTCGGCAGAGAAGAATGGAAGCGGAAGTGGAGGTAAGACCGATGAAGATAAGGATACAGCTAACTCGGCAGAAAAGAATGGAAGCGGAAGTGGAGGTAAGACCGATGAAGATAAGGATGCGGATAACTCAGCAGAGAAGAATACAAGTGAAGGTGGAG GTAAGACCGATGAAGATAAGGATACGGATAACTCAGCAGAGAAGAATGGAAGCGAAAGTGGAG GTAACACCGATGAAGATAAGGATACGGATAACTCAGCAGAGAAGAATACAAGTGAAGGTGGTGATAGTTCGCCGGACACAAAAGAATCATCAGAAAATCGTTTGTCAACGGTAATAAATTTGgagaattttttgaaatctcTTACAAAGAACTTAAAGGGATGCAAGTTACAACAGACGAAAAGCGAAAACAAATTGAATACAAAGATAGTATGCCGTTGGTAA
- the LOC105223527 gene encoding clumping factor A-like isoform X9 — MKPQTLCLSVLIVAILLVADIPRVHGKSLNQGLLGFAENEILDFVKIIIKSINETLQERLTPKMIEQMIHEGKLPEKDGSKSKESNSQETGTTDENKETDNSAEKNGSGSGGKTDEDKDTDNSAEKNGSGSGGKTDEDKDTANSAEKNGSGSGGKTDEDKDADNSAEKNTSEGGGNTDEDKDTENSAEKNGSESGGKTDEDKDTDNSAEKNGSESGGNTDEDKDTENSAEKNGSESGGNTDEDKDTDNSAEKNTSEGGDSSPDTKESSENRLSTVINLENFLKSLTKNLKGCKLQQTKSENKLNTKIVCRW, encoded by the exons ATGAAGCCGCAAACTCTGTGTTTATCCGTCCTCATAGTGG CTATTCTTCTTGTCGCTGACATCCCAAGAGTCCACGGAAAGAGTTTAAATCAAGGGTTGTTAGGTTTTgcagaaaatgaaatattagactttgtaaaaattataattaaatccaTTAACGAAACTCTGCAAGAACGCCTCACACCTAAGATGATTGAACAGATGATTCACGAAGGCAAACTACCGGAGAAAGATGGTAGCAAAAGTAAAGAAAGTAATTCGCAGGAAACCGGCACCACCGACGAAAATAAGGAGACAGATAACTCAGCAGAGAAGAATGGAAGCGGAAGTGGAGGTAAGACCGATGAAGATAAGGATACAGATAACTCGGCAGAGAAGAATGGAAGCGGAAGTGGAGGTAAGACCGATGAAGATAAGGATACAGCTAACTCGGCAGAAAAGAATGGAAGCGGAAGTGGAGGTAAGACCGATGAAGATAAGGATGCGGATAACTCAGCAGAGAAGAATACAAGTGAAGGTGGAGGTAACACCGATGAGGATAAGGATACAGAAAACTCGGCAGAGAAGAATGGAAGCGAAAGTGGAG GTAAGACCGATGAAGATAAGGATACGGATAACTCAGCAGAGAAGAATGGAAGCGAAAGTGGAGGTAACACCGATGAGGATAAGGATACAGAAAACTCGGCAGAGAAGAATGGAAGCGAAAGTGGAGGTAACACCGATGAAGATAAGGATACGGATAACTCAGCAGAGAAGAATACAAGTGAAGGTGGTGATAGTTCGCCGGACACAAAAGAATCATCAGAAAATCGTTTGTCAACGGTAATAAATTTGgagaattttttgaaatctcTTACAAAGAACTTAAAGGGATGCAAGTTACAACAGACGAAAAGCGAAAACAAATTGAATACAAAGATAGTATGCCGTTGGTAA
- the LOC105223527 gene encoding clumping factor A-like isoform X15, producing the protein MKPQTLCLSVLIVAILLVADIPRVHGKSLNQGLLGFAENEILDFVKIIIKSINETLQERLTPKMIEQMIHEGKLPEKDGSKSKESNSQETGTTDENKETDNSAEKNGSGSGGKTDEDKDTDNSAEKNGSGSGGKTDEDKDTANSAEKNGSGSGGKTDEDKDADNSAEKNTSEGGGNTDEDKDTENSAEKNGSESGGNTDEDKDTENSAEKNGSESGGNTDEDKDTDNSAEKNTSEGGDSSPDTKESSENRLSTVINLENFLKSLTKNLKGCKLQQTKSENKLNTKIVCRW; encoded by the exons ATGAAGCCGCAAACTCTGTGTTTATCCGTCCTCATAGTGG CTATTCTTCTTGTCGCTGACATCCCAAGAGTCCACGGAAAGAGTTTAAATCAAGGGTTGTTAGGTTTTgcagaaaatgaaatattagactttgtaaaaattataattaaatccaTTAACGAAACTCTGCAAGAACGCCTCACACCTAAGATGATTGAACAGATGATTCACGAAGGCAAACTACCGGAGAAAGATGGTAGCAAAAGTAAAGAAAGTAATTCGCAGGAAACCGGCACCACCGACGAAAATAAGGAGACAGATAACTCAGCAGAGAAGAATGGAAGCGGAAGTGGAGGTAAGACCGATGAAGATAAGGATACAGATAACTCGGCAGAGAAGAATGGAAGCGGAAGTGGAGGTAAGACCGATGAAGATAAGGATACAGCTAACTCGGCAGAAAAGAATGGAAGCGGAAGTGGAGGTAAGACCGATGAAGATAAGGATGCGGATAACTCAGCAGAGAAGAATACAAGTGAAGGTGGAGGTAACACCGATGAGGATAAGGATACAGAAAACTCGGCAGAGAAGAATGGAAGCGAAAGTGGAG GTAACACCGATGAGGATAAGGATACAGAAAACTCGGCAGAGAAGAATGGAAGCGAAAGTGGAGGTAACACCGATGAAGATAAGGATACGGATAACTCAGCAGAGAAGAATACAAGTGAAGGTGGTGATAGTTCGCCGGACACAAAAGAATCATCAGAAAATCGTTTGTCAACGGTAATAAATTTGgagaattttttgaaatctcTTACAAAGAACTTAAAGGGATGCAAGTTACAACAGACGAAAAGCGAAAACAAATTGAATACAAAGATAGTATGCCGTTGGTAA
- the LOC105223527 gene encoding clumping factor A-like isoform X12, producing MKPQTLCLSVLIVAILLVADIPRVHGKSLNQGLLGFAENEILDFVKIIIKSINETLQERLTPKMIEQMIHEGKLPEKDGSKSKESNSQETGTTDENKETDNSAEKNGSGSGGKTDEDKDTDNSAEKNGSGSGGKTDEDKDTANSAEKNGSGSGGNTDEDKDTENSAEKNGSESGGKTDEDKDTDNSAEKNGSESGGNTDEDKDTENSAEKNGSESGGNTDEDKDTDNSAEKNTSEGGDSSPDTKESSENRLSTVINLENFLKSLTKNLKGCKLQQTKSENKLNTKIVCRW from the exons ATGAAGCCGCAAACTCTGTGTTTATCCGTCCTCATAGTGG CTATTCTTCTTGTCGCTGACATCCCAAGAGTCCACGGAAAGAGTTTAAATCAAGGGTTGTTAGGTTTTgcagaaaatgaaatattagactttgtaaaaattataattaaatccaTTAACGAAACTCTGCAAGAACGCCTCACACCTAAGATGATTGAACAGATGATTCACGAAGGCAAACTACCGGAGAAAGATGGTAGCAAAAGTAAAGAAAGTAATTCGCAGGAAACCGGCACCACCGACGAAAATAAGGAGACAGATAACTCAGCAGAGAAGAATGGAAGCGGAAGTGGAGGTAAGACCGATGAAGATAAGGATACAGATAACTCGGCAGAGAAGAATGGAAGCGGAAGTGGAGGTAAGACCGATGAAGATAAGGATACAGCTAACTCGGCAGAAAAGAATGGAAGCGGAAGTGGAG GTAACACCGATGAGGATAAGGATACAGAAAACTCGGCAGAGAAGAATGGAAGCGAAAGTGGAGGTAAGACCGATGAAGATAAGGATACGGATAACTCAGCAGAGAAGAATGGAAGCGAAAGTGGAGGTAACACCGATGAGGATAAGGATACAGAAAACTCGGCAGAGAAGAATGGAAGCGAAAGTGGAGGTAACACCGATGAAGATAAGGATACGGATAACTCAGCAGAGAAGAATACAAGTGAAGGTGGTGATAGTTCGCCGGACACAAAAGAATCATCAGAAAATCGTTTGTCAACGGTAATAAATTTGgagaattttttgaaatctcTTACAAAGAACTTAAAGGGATGCAAGTTACAACAGACGAAAAGCGAAAACAAATTGAATACAAAGATAGTATGCCGTTGGTAA
- the LOC105223527 gene encoding clumping factor A-like isoform X22, with the protein MKPQTLCLSVLIVAILLVADIPRVHGKSLNQGLLGFAENEILDFVKIIIKSINETLQERLTPKMIEQMIHEGKLPEKDGSKSKESNSQETGTTDENKETDNSAEKNGSGSGGKTDEDKDTDNSAEKNGSGSGGKTDEDKDTANSAEKNGSGSGGNTDEDKDTENSAEKNGSESGGNTDEDKDTENSAEKNGSESGGNTDEDKDTDNSAEKNTSEGGDSSPDTKESSENRLSTVINLENFLKSLTKNLKGCKLQQTKSENKLNTKIVCRW; encoded by the exons ATGAAGCCGCAAACTCTGTGTTTATCCGTCCTCATAGTGG CTATTCTTCTTGTCGCTGACATCCCAAGAGTCCACGGAAAGAGTTTAAATCAAGGGTTGTTAGGTTTTgcagaaaatgaaatattagactttgtaaaaattataattaaatccaTTAACGAAACTCTGCAAGAACGCCTCACACCTAAGATGATTGAACAGATGATTCACGAAGGCAAACTACCGGAGAAAGATGGTAGCAAAAGTAAAGAAAGTAATTCGCAGGAAACCGGCACCACCGACGAAAATAAGGAGACAGATAACTCAGCAGAGAAGAATGGAAGCGGAAGTGGAGGTAAGACCGATGAAGATAAGGATACAGATAACTCGGCAGAGAAGAATGGAAGCGGAAGTGGAGGTAAGACCGATGAAGATAAGGATACAGCTAACTCGGCAGAAAAGAATGGAAGCGGAAGTGGAG GTAACACCGATGAGGATAAGGATACAGAAAACTCGGCAGAGAAGAATGGAAGCGAAAGTGGAG GTAACACCGATGAGGATAAGGATACAGAAAACTCGGCAGAGAAGAATGGAAGCGAAAGTGGAGGTAACACCGATGAAGATAAGGATACGGATAACTCAGCAGAGAAGAATACAAGTGAAGGTGGTGATAGTTCGCCGGACACAAAAGAATCATCAGAAAATCGTTTGTCAACGGTAATAAATTTGgagaattttttgaaatctcTTACAAAGAACTTAAAGGGATGCAAGTTACAACAGACGAAAAGCGAAAACAAATTGAATACAAAGATAGTATGCCGTTGGTAA
- the LOC105223527 gene encoding aspartate and serine-rich protein-like isoform X18 — protein MKPQTLCLSVLIVAILLVADIPRVHGKSLNQGLLGFAENEILDFVKIIIKSINETLQERLTPKMIEQMIHEGKLPEKDGSKSKESNSQETGTTDENKETDNSAEKNGSGSGGKTDEDKDTDNSAEKNGSGSGGKTDEDKDTANSAEKNGSGSGGKTDEDKDTDNSAEKNGSESGGNTDEDKDTENSAEKNGSESGGNTDEDKDTDNSAEKNTSEGGDSSPDTKESSENRLSTVINLENFLKSLTKNLKGCKLQQTKSENKLNTKIVCRW, from the exons ATGAAGCCGCAAACTCTGTGTTTATCCGTCCTCATAGTGG CTATTCTTCTTGTCGCTGACATCCCAAGAGTCCACGGAAAGAGTTTAAATCAAGGGTTGTTAGGTTTTgcagaaaatgaaatattagactttgtaaaaattataattaaatccaTTAACGAAACTCTGCAAGAACGCCTCACACCTAAGATGATTGAACAGATGATTCACGAAGGCAAACTACCGGAGAAAGATGGTAGCAAAAGTAAAGAAAGTAATTCGCAGGAAACCGGCACCACCGACGAAAATAAGGAGACAGATAACTCAGCAGAGAAGAATGGAAGCGGAAGTGGAGGTAAGACCGATGAAGATAAGGATACAGATAACTCGGCAGAGAAGAATGGAAGCGGAAGTGGAGGTAAGACCGATGAAGATAAGGATACAGCTAACTCGGCAGAAAAGAATGGAAGCGGAAGTGGAG GTAAGACCGATGAAGATAAGGATACGGATAACTCAGCAGAGAAGAATGGAAGCGAAAGTGGAGGTAACACCGATGAGGATAAGGATACAGAAAACTCGGCAGAGAAGAATGGAAGCGAAAGTGGAGGTAACACCGATGAAGATAAGGATACGGATAACTCAGCAGAGAAGAATACAAGTGAAGGTGGTGATAGTTCGCCGGACACAAAAGAATCATCAGAAAATCGTTTGTCAACGGTAATAAATTTGgagaattttttgaaatctcTTACAAAGAACTTAAAGGGATGCAAGTTACAACAGACGAAAAGCGAAAACAAATTGAATACAAAGATAGTATGCCGTTGGTAA
- the LOC105223527 gene encoding clumping factor A-like isoform X7: MKPQTLCLSVLIVAILLVADIPRVHGKSLNQGLLGFAENEILDFVKIIIKSINETLQERLTPKMIEQMIHEGKLPEKDGSKSKESNSQETGTTDENKETDNSAEKNGSGSGGKTDEDKDTDNSAEKNGSGSGGKTDEDKDTANSAEKNGSGSGGKTDEDKDADNSAEKNTSEGGGNTDEDKDTENSAEKNGSESGGNTDEDKDTENSAEKNGSESGGNTDEDKDTENSAEKNGSESGGNTDEDKDTDNSAEKNTSEGGDSSPDTKESSENRLSTVINLENFLKSLTKNLKGCKLQQTKSENKLNTKIVCRW, encoded by the exons ATGAAGCCGCAAACTCTGTGTTTATCCGTCCTCATAGTGG CTATTCTTCTTGTCGCTGACATCCCAAGAGTCCACGGAAAGAGTTTAAATCAAGGGTTGTTAGGTTTTgcagaaaatgaaatattagactttgtaaaaattataattaaatccaTTAACGAAACTCTGCAAGAACGCCTCACACCTAAGATGATTGAACAGATGATTCACGAAGGCAAACTACCGGAGAAAGATGGTAGCAAAAGTAAAGAAAGTAATTCGCAGGAAACCGGCACCACCGACGAAAATAAGGAGACAGATAACTCAGCAGAGAAGAATGGAAGCGGAAGTGGAGGTAAGACCGATGAAGATAAGGATACAGATAACTCGGCAGAGAAGAATGGAAGCGGAAGTGGAGGTAAGACCGATGAAGATAAGGATACAGCTAACTCGGCAGAAAAGAATGGAAGCGGAAGTGGAGGTAAGACCGATGAAGATAAGGATGCGGATAACTCAGCAGAGAAGAATACAAGTGAAGGTGGAGGTAACACCGATGAGGATAAGGATACAGAAAACTCGGCAGAGAAGAATGGAAGCGAAAGTGGAGGTAACACCGATGAGGATAAGGATACAGAAAACTCGGCAGAGAAGAATGGAAGCGAAAGTGGAG GTAACACCGATGAGGATAAGGATACAGAAAACTCGGCAGAGAAGAATGGAAGCGAAAGTGGAGGTAACACCGATGAAGATAAGGATACGGATAACTCAGCAGAGAAGAATACAAGTGAAGGTGGTGATAGTTCGCCGGACACAAAAGAATCATCAGAAAATCGTTTGTCAACGGTAATAAATTTGgagaattttttgaaatctcTTACAAAGAACTTAAAGGGATGCAAGTTACAACAGACGAAAAGCGAAAACAAATTGAATACAAAGATAGTATGCCGTTGGTAA
- the LOC105223527 gene encoding clumping factor A-like isoform X19 — protein sequence MKPQTLCLSVLIVAILLVADIPRVHGKSLNQGLLGFAENEILDFVKIIIKSINETLQERLTPKMIEQMIHEGKLPEKDGSKSKESNSQETGTTDENKETDNSAEKNGSGSGGKTDEDKDTDNSAEKNGSGSGGKTDEDKDTANSAEKNGSGSGGKTDEDKDADNSAEKNTSEGGGNTDEDKDTENSAEKNGSESGGNTDEDKDTDNSAEKNTSEGGDSSPDTKESSENRLSTVINLENFLKSLTKNLKGCKLQQTKSENKLNTKIVCRW from the exons ATGAAGCCGCAAACTCTGTGTTTATCCGTCCTCATAGTGG CTATTCTTCTTGTCGCTGACATCCCAAGAGTCCACGGAAAGAGTTTAAATCAAGGGTTGTTAGGTTTTgcagaaaatgaaatattagactttgtaaaaattataattaaatccaTTAACGAAACTCTGCAAGAACGCCTCACACCTAAGATGATTGAACAGATGATTCACGAAGGCAAACTACCGGAGAAAGATGGTAGCAAAAGTAAAGAAAGTAATTCGCAGGAAACCGGCACCACCGACGAAAATAAGGAGACAGATAACTCAGCAGAGAAGAATGGAAGCGGAAGTGGAGGTAAGACCGATGAAGATAAGGATACAGATAACTCGGCAGAGAAGAATGGAAGCGGAAGTGGAGGTAAGACCGATGAAGATAAGGATACAGCTAACTCGGCAGAAAAGAATGGAAGCGGAAGTGGAGGTAAGACCGATGAAGATAAGGATGCGGATAACTCAGCAGAGAAGAATACAAGTGAAGGTGGAG GTAACACCGATGAGGATAAGGATACAGAAAACTCGGCAGAGAAGAATGGAAGCGAAAGTGGAGGTAACACCGATGAAGATAAGGATACGGATAACTCAGCAGAGAAGAATACAAGTGAAGGTGGTGATAGTTCGCCGGACACAAAAGAATCATCAGAAAATCGTTTGTCAACGGTAATAAATTTGgagaattttttgaaatctcTTACAAAGAACTTAAAGGGATGCAAGTTACAACAGACGAAAAGCGAAAACAAATTGAATACAAAGATAGTATGCCGTTGGTAA
- the LOC105223527 gene encoding clumping factor A-like isoform X5, translating to MKPQTLCLSVLIVAILLVADIPRVHGKSLNQGLLGFAENEILDFVKIIIKSINETLQERLTPKMIEQMIHEGKLPEKDGSKSKESNSQETGTTDENKETDNSAEKNGSGSGGKTDEDKDTDNSAEKNGSGSGGKTDEDKDTANSAEKNGSGSGGKTDEDKDADNSAEKNTSEGGGNTDEDKDTENSAEKNGSESGGNTDEDKDTENSAEKNGSESGGKTDEDKDTDNSAEKNGSESGGNTDEDKDTDNSAEKNTSEGGDSSPDTKESSENRLSTVINLENFLKSLTKNLKGCKLQQTKSENKLNTKIVCRW from the exons ATGAAGCCGCAAACTCTGTGTTTATCCGTCCTCATAGTGG CTATTCTTCTTGTCGCTGACATCCCAAGAGTCCACGGAAAGAGTTTAAATCAAGGGTTGTTAGGTTTTgcagaaaatgaaatattagactttgtaaaaattataattaaatccaTTAACGAAACTCTGCAAGAACGCCTCACACCTAAGATGATTGAACAGATGATTCACGAAGGCAAACTACCGGAGAAAGATGGTAGCAAAAGTAAAGAAAGTAATTCGCAGGAAACCGGCACCACCGACGAAAATAAGGAGACAGATAACTCAGCAGAGAAGAATGGAAGCGGAAGTGGAGGTAAGACCGATGAAGATAAGGATACAGATAACTCGGCAGAGAAGAATGGAAGCGGAAGTGGAGGTAAGACCGATGAAGATAAGGATACAGCTAACTCGGCAGAAAAGAATGGAAGCGGAAGTGGAGGTAAGACCGATGAAGATAAGGATGCGGATAACTCAGCAGAGAAGAATACAAGTGAAGGTGGAGGTAACACCGATGAGGATAAGGATACAGAAAACTCGGCAGAGAAGAATGGAAGCGAAAGTGGAGGTAACACCGATGAGGATAAGGATACAGAAAACTCGGCAGAGAAGAATGGAAGCGAAAGTGGAGGTAAGACCGATGAAGATAAGGATACGGATAACTCAGCAGAGAAGAATGGAAGCGAAAGTGGAG GTAACACCGATGAAGATAAGGATACGGATAACTCAGCAGAGAAGAATACAAGTGAAGGTGGTGATAGTTCGCCGGACACAAAAGAATCATCAGAAAATCGTTTGTCAACGGTAATAAATTTGgagaattttttgaaatctcTTACAAAGAACTTAAAGGGATGCAAGTTACAACAGACGAAAAGCGAAAACAAATTGAATACAAAGATAGTATGCCGTTGGTAA
- the LOC105223527 gene encoding clumping factor A-like isoform X1, with translation MKPQTLCLSVLIVAILLVADIPRVHGKSLNQGLLGFAENEILDFVKIIIKSINETLQERLTPKMIEQMIHEGKLPEKDGSKSKESNSQETGTTDENKETDNSAEKNGSGSGGKTDEDKDTDNSAEKNGSGSGGKTDEDKDTANSAEKNGSGSGGKTDEDKDADNSAEKNTSEGGGNTDEDKDTENSAEKNGSESGGNTDEDKDTENSAEKNGSESGGKTDEDKDTDNSAEKNGSESGGNTDEDKDTENSAEKNGSESGGNTDEDKDTDNSAEKNTSEGGDSSPDTKESSENRLSTVINLENFLKSLTKNLKGCKLQQTKSENKLNTKIVCRW, from the exons ATGAAGCCGCAAACTCTGTGTTTATCCGTCCTCATAGTGG CTATTCTTCTTGTCGCTGACATCCCAAGAGTCCACGGAAAGAGTTTAAATCAAGGGTTGTTAGGTTTTgcagaaaatgaaatattagactttgtaaaaattataattaaatccaTTAACGAAACTCTGCAAGAACGCCTCACACCTAAGATGATTGAACAGATGATTCACGAAGGCAAACTACCGGAGAAAGATGGTAGCAAAAGTAAAGAAAGTAATTCGCAGGAAACCGGCACCACCGACGAAAATAAGGAGACAGATAACTCAGCAGAGAAGAATGGAAGCGGAAGTGGAGGTAAGACCGATGAAGATAAGGATACAGATAACTCGGCAGAGAAGAATGGAAGCGGAAGTGGAGGTAAGACCGATGAAGATAAGGATACAGCTAACTCGGCAGAAAAGAATGGAAGCGGAAGTGGAGGTAAGACCGATGAAGATAAGGATGCGGATAACTCAGCAGAGAAGAATACAAGTGAAGGTGGAGGTAACACCGATGAGGATAAGGATACAGAAAACTCGGCAGAGAAGAATGGAAGCGAAAGTGGAGGTAACACCGATGAGGATAAGGATACAGAAAACTCGGCAGAGAAGAATGGAAGCGAAAGTGGAGGTAAGACCGATGAAGATAAGGATACGGATAACTCAGCAGAGAAGAATGGAAGCGAAAGTGGAGGTAACACCGATGAGGATAAGGATACAGAAAACTCGGCAGAGAAGAATGGAAGCGAAAGTGGAGGTAACACCGATGAAGATAAGGATACGGATAACTCAGCAGAGAAGAATACAAGTGAAGGTGGTGATAGTTCGCCGGACACAAAAGAATCATCAGAAAATCGTTTGTCAACGGTAATAAATTTGgagaattttttgaaatctcTTACAAAGAACTTAAAGGGATGCAAGTTACAACAGACGAAAAGCGAAAACAAATTGAATACAAAGATAGTATGCCGTTGGTAA
- the LOC105223527 gene encoding clumping factor A-like isoform X3 — MKPQTLCLSVLIVAILLVADIPRVHGKSLNQGLLGFAENEILDFVKIIIKSINETLQERLTPKMIEQMIHEGKLPEKDGSKSKESNSQETGTTDENKETDNSAEKNGSGSGGKTDEDKDTDNSAEKNGSGSGGKTDEDKDTANSAEKNGSGSGGKTDEDKDADNSAEKNTSEGGGNTDEDKDTENSAEKNGSESGGKTDEDKDTDNSAEKNGSESGGNTDEDKDTENSAEKNGSESGGNTDEDKDTDNSAEKNTSEGGDSSPDTKESSENRLSTVINLENFLKSLTKNLKGCKLQQTKSENKLNTKIVCRW; from the exons ATGAAGCCGCAAACTCTGTGTTTATCCGTCCTCATAGTGG CTATTCTTCTTGTCGCTGACATCCCAAGAGTCCACGGAAAGAGTTTAAATCAAGGGTTGTTAGGTTTTgcagaaaatgaaatattagactttgtaaaaattataattaaatccaTTAACGAAACTCTGCAAGAACGCCTCACACCTAAGATGATTGAACAGATGATTCACGAAGGCAAACTACCGGAGAAAGATGGTAGCAAAAGTAAAGAAAGTAATTCGCAGGAAACCGGCACCACCGACGAAAATAAGGAGACAGATAACTCAGCAGAGAAGAATGGAAGCGGAAGTGGAGGTAAGACCGATGAAGATAAGGATACAGATAACTCGGCAGAGAAGAATGGAAGCGGAAGTGGAGGTAAGACCGATGAAGATAAGGATACAGCTAACTCGGCAGAAAAGAATGGAAGCGGAAGTGGAGGTAAGACCGATGAAGATAAGGATGCGGATAACTCAGCAGAGAAGAATACAAGTGAAGGTGGAG GTAACACCGATGAGGATAAGGATACAGAAAACTCGGCAGAGAAGAATGGAAGCGAAAGTGGAGGTAAGACCGATGAAGATAAGGATACGGATAACTCAGCAGAGAAGAATGGAAGCGAAAGTGGAGGTAACACCGATGAGGATAAGGATACAGAAAACTCGGCAGAGAAGAATGGAAGCGAAAGTGGAGGTAACACCGATGAAGATAAGGATACGGATAACTCAGCAGAGAAGAATACAAGTGAAGGTGGTGATAGTTCGCCGGACACAAAAGAATCATCAGAAAATCGTTTGTCAACGGTAATAAATTTGgagaattttttgaaatctcTTACAAAGAACTTAAAGGGATGCAAGTTACAACAGACGAAAAGCGAAAACAAATTGAATACAAAGATAGTATGCCGTTGGTAA